A genomic segment from Deinococcus sp. YIM 77859 encodes:
- the tilS gene encoding tRNA lysidine(34) synthetase TilS, whose protein sequence is MAKAPVSELAAALRRPLEAYAGRVVVVGVSGGADSVALLRALLLAGARPVAAHLDHALRPDSAQDAAWVRALAQGLAVPVEATRVEVGLVAARRGWNLEDAGRRVRYEFLSRTARTHRAEAILTAHTRRDQAETVLMQLVRGEAVLKGIAPVWGRVRRPWLDVSRAEVEAFLQSLGQDWREDPSNGDPTQTRAWLRLEVLPLLATRFPDVEAALARLARLSREDDAALRALAARLTAHAPLAAQPPAVLRRYVAQALADAGFSYHAGHVEQLAAALGAGETAHVTLPGARDVTVTGGRLHLTPRRWPAPDFPLPAGWTRRTRQPGDRLRLPGGTRRLSDVLTDAKVPREERDRVPLLAVGTNVRWVGVHPPLWAVGAREEANIPEDPLYTAMGEALALAREAARVGEVPVGAVVLGPDGAVIGRGRNTSREHGDMTRHAELGALREAARRLGTPYLTGCTLVVTLEPCPMCLGAALEARVGRVVYGAANPKAGALGGVLDLLASHWGHRPAVTGGVRAGEAARLLRETFRGLRGTKGGCAAVHR, encoded by the coding sequence GTGGCTAAGGCGCCTGTGTCTGAGCTTGCCGCGGCCCTGCGGCGTCCCCTCGAAGCCTATGCGGGCCGGGTCGTGGTTGTGGGCGTCTCGGGCGGAGCGGACAGCGTGGCCCTTTTGCGAGCCCTGCTGCTCGCCGGGGCGCGGCCCGTCGCAGCCCACCTCGACCATGCCCTGCGCCCGGATTCCGCGCAGGATGCGGCGTGGGTGCGTGCCCTGGCGCAAGGGCTGGCCGTGCCTGTCGAGGCCACACGGGTCGAGGTGGGCCTGGTCGCGGCGCGGCGCGGCTGGAATCTGGAGGACGCCGGTCGCCGGGTCCGGTATGAGTTTCTCTCCCGCACTGCGCGGACGCACCGGGCCGAGGCGATTCTGACCGCCCACACCCGCCGCGATCAGGCCGAGACGGTCCTGATGCAGCTTGTCCGCGGCGAGGCGGTCCTGAAGGGGATTGCGCCGGTCTGGGGCCGCGTCCGTCGCCCCTGGCTGGACGTTTCACGGGCCGAGGTAGAAGCTTTCCTGCAGTCGCTGGGCCAGGACTGGCGCGAGGATCCCAGCAACGGGGACCCCACCCAGACCCGCGCCTGGCTCCGTCTGGAGGTGCTGCCTCTTCTGGCCACCCGTTTTCCGGACGTGGAGGCCGCCCTGGCCCGTCTTGCCCGCCTGTCGCGCGAGGATGACGCGGCCCTGCGTGCCCTTGCCGCCCGCCTCACCGCACATGCCCCGCTGGCCGCTCAGCCGCCCGCGGTTCTGCGCCGGTACGTCGCGCAGGCTCTGGCGGACGCGGGCTTCTCGTACCACGCCGGTCATGTGGAACAGCTTGCGGCCGCCCTGGGGGCAGGGGAGACCGCCCACGTCACCCTGCCCGGCGCACGGGACGTGACGGTGACCGGCGGGCGGCTGCACCTCACGCCGCGGCGCTGGCCTGCCCCCGACTTCCCCCTTCCGGCGGGCTGGACCCGGCGCACCCGGCAGCCGGGAGATCGCCTGCGCCTCCCCGGCGGCACGCGCAGGCTCAGCGACGTCCTCACCGATGCAAAGGTGCCCCGTGAGGAGCGGGACCGCGTGCCGCTGCTGGCGGTGGGGACGAATGTGCGCTGGGTTGGAGTGCATCCCCCCCTGTGGGCAGTCGGGGCACGGGAGGAGGCGAACATCCCCGAAGACCCCCTCTACACCGCGATGGGTGAGGCGCTGGCCCTAGCCCGTGAGGCGGCGCGGGTGGGCGAGGTTCCGGTGGGCGCGGTGGTGCTGGGCCCGGATGGGGCCGTGATCGGGCGGGGTCGCAACACCAGCCGCGAACACGGGGACATGACCCGCCACGCCGAACTTGGGGCGTTACGGGAGGCCGCCCGGAGGCTCGGCACCCCCTACCTGACGGGCTGCACCCTGGTCGTCACCCTCGAGCCCTGCCCGATGTGCCTGGGCGCGGCCTTAGAAGCGCGGGTGGGGCGGGTGGTGTACGGGGCTGCGAACCCCAAAGCGGGAGCGTTGGGGGGAGTGCTGGACCTGCTGGCGTCGCACTGGGGCCACCGACCTGCCGTGACGGGTGGCGTCCGGGCCGGGGAGGCGGCGCGGCTGCTGCGCGAAACCTTCCGGGGCCTGCGGGGAACCAAAGGGGGCTGCGCCGCCGTGCATAGGTGA
- the proB gene encoding glutamate 5-kinase produces the protein MRVVLKLGTSVLTAGTDRLHRPRLVDLLRDIAAVRTAGHEVVLVTSGAVLAGWEALGFPPRDRTLAEKQLLAAVGQGRLMHLYASIAELYGVPVAQVLLTAGDFRDRTRYLNARTTLNGCLTRGVLPIINENDAVATAQLKVGDNDTLSAFVANLVEADLLVILTDAPGLYTADPRTDPDASLIPVVERVTPEVWALAGGAGSHRGTGGMHTKIQAAEIATRAGTPVVIAPGDAEQALPRLLNGEDLGTRFLAHGSRLEARKRWILAEIAAGRVTLDAGAARAIRERGGSLLPAGITAVEGDFRRGQTVRLLAPDGTEIARGLTRYPAADLTRIKGHHSRDIEGILGFTYGPEVVHRDDLVRL, from the coding sequence ATGCGCGTCGTCCTGAAGCTCGGTACCAGCGTCCTCACGGCGGGCACCGACCGCCTGCACCGGCCCCGCCTGGTGGACCTGCTGCGCGACATCGCGGCGGTTCGCACGGCGGGTCACGAGGTCGTGCTGGTGACCAGCGGGGCCGTGCTGGCCGGGTGGGAGGCGCTGGGGTTTCCCCCGCGGGACCGAACGCTCGCAGAAAAGCAGCTGCTGGCGGCGGTTGGACAGGGTCGCCTGATGCACCTTTACGCCAGCATCGCGGAGCTGTACGGTGTGCCGGTCGCTCAGGTGCTCCTCACCGCTGGCGACTTTCGCGACCGCACCCGCTACCTCAATGCCCGCACCACGCTGAACGGTTGCCTCACGCGCGGCGTCCTGCCTATCATCAACGAGAACGACGCGGTCGCGACCGCGCAGCTCAAGGTGGGTGACAACGACACCCTCTCCGCCTTCGTGGCGAACCTGGTCGAGGCCGACCTGCTGGTGATCCTGACGGACGCGCCTGGCCTGTACACCGCCGACCCGCGCACCGACCCCGACGCGTCCCTGATTCCCGTCGTCGAGCGCGTGACCCCCGAGGTTTGGGCGCTGGCGGGCGGGGCGGGCAGCCACCGCGGGACGGGCGGCATGCACACCAAGATTCAGGCGGCAGAGATCGCCACCCGTGCCGGAACGCCCGTCGTGATCGCGCCTGGTGACGCCGAACAGGCCCTTCCCCGCCTCCTGAACGGGGAGGACCTGGGCACGCGTTTTCTCGCACACGGCTCCCGGCTGGAGGCCCGCAAACGCTGGATTCTCGCCGAGATCGCCGCGGGTCGCGTCACGCTGGACGCGGGGGCGGCGCGGGCCATCCGCGAGCGGGGCGGCAGCCTCCTGCCCGCCGGGATCACCGCCGTGGAGGGCGACTTCCGGCGCGGTCAGACGGTGCGCCTCCTCGCTCCGGACGGCACCGAGATCGCGCGCGGCCTGACCCGCTACCCTGCCGCCGACCTCACGCGCATTAAGGGGCACCACTCCCGCGACATCGAGGGCATTCTGGGCTTCACCTACGGCCCGGAGGTGGTGCACCGGGACGACCTGGTGAGGCTCTAG
- a CDS encoding glutamate-5-semialdehyde dehydrogenase, which produces MTTETLTVREMGLRARAAARVLRSLPTAHKRAVLHAIARELRAREADILAANARDVAAAEAASLPAPMVARLHLDGPALAAIARDVEAVAALPDPVGETTPEEVRPSGIRVSRRRVPLGVLGVIYESRPNVTVDVAALALMSGNAVILRGGKEAAHSNAALERAIRVALASQALPDGAVQVIRDPARERMGELLRLDDLVDAIIPRGGAGLHRYCVENATVPVIVGGIGVVHIYLDESFTRDPADVARAVELIRNAKVQKPSACNALDTLLIHEGALHALPAIAHDLSAHGVTLRADPPALAALRAAGVEAQPATDADYGTEFLALTASIRTVRGLEEALDLIAQYGNHTDVLLTRDPAQVERFVQDVDSAAVMVNASPRFNDGGQLGLGAEVAISTQKLHARGPLGLRELTTTKWVVVGDGQVRV; this is translated from the coding sequence ATGACGACCGAGACGTTGACGGTCCGGGAGATGGGCTTGCGGGCGCGGGCAGCGGCGCGGGTGCTGCGCTCGCTCCCGACCGCACACAAGAGGGCGGTCCTGCACGCGATTGCCCGTGAGCTGCGGGCGCGGGAGGCGGACATCCTCGCCGCCAATGCCCGCGACGTGGCGGCGGCGGAAGCGGCAAGCCTGCCTGCGCCCATGGTGGCCCGCCTGCACCTGGACGGCCCGGCCCTCGCCGCGATCGCCCGCGACGTGGAGGCGGTGGCGGCCCTGCCCGACCCGGTGGGGGAGACCACGCCGGAGGAGGTGCGGCCCAGCGGCATCCGCGTCTCAAGACGGCGGGTGCCCCTCGGCGTGCTCGGGGTGATCTACGAGAGCCGCCCCAATGTGACCGTGGATGTGGCGGCCCTCGCCCTGATGAGCGGAAACGCCGTGATCCTACGCGGCGGCAAGGAGGCGGCACACAGCAATGCCGCGCTCGAAAGAGCGATCCGCGTTGCCCTCGCGTCCCAGGCGCTTCCGGACGGCGCCGTGCAGGTGATCCGCGACCCGGCCCGCGAGCGCATGGGTGAACTGCTGCGCCTCGACGATCTGGTGGACGCCATCATTCCGCGTGGCGGCGCGGGGCTCCACCGCTACTGCGTCGAAAACGCCACCGTCCCGGTGATTGTGGGCGGCATCGGTGTGGTGCACATCTACCTCGACGAGAGCTTTACCCGTGACCCCGCCGACGTGGCGCGGGCGGTGGAGCTGATCCGCAACGCGAAGGTGCAAAAGCCGAGTGCCTGCAACGCGCTGGATACCCTCCTGATTCATGAGGGGGCCCTTCACGCCCTGCCCGCCATCGCCCATGACCTCAGCGCCCACGGCGTCACGTTGCGTGCGGATCCGCCCGCTCTCGCCGCGCTTCGGGCCGCCGGAGTGGAGGCCCAGCCCGCGACCGACGCTGACTACGGCACCGAGTTTTTGGCCCTTACCGCCAGCATTCGCACCGTGCGCGGCTTGGAGGAGGCCCTCGACTTGATCGCCCAGTACGGCAACCATACGGACGTCCTGCTGACCCGCGATCCTGCTCAGGTCGAGCGCTTCGTGCAGGACGTGGACAGCGCCGCCGTGATGGTGAACGCGAGCCCCCGCTTCAATGACGGCGGGCAGCTTGGTCTGGGCGCAGAAGTCGCCATCAGCACCCAGAAGCTGCACGCGCGGGGACCGCTGGGGCTGCGCGAACTCACGACGACGAAGTGGGTGGTGGTGGGGGACGGACAGGTACGGGTCTAG
- the dxs gene encoding 1-deoxy-D-xylulose-5-phosphate synthase — translation MSEPTAHLQPASRTPLLDRVNSPDDLKKLAREQLPQLAAELREEIVRVCSVGGLHLASSLGATDLIVALHYVLNSPHDRILFDVGHQAYAHKMLTGRRHLMHTVKKEGGLSGFTKVSESEHDAITVGHASTSLANALGMALARDALGQDYKVAAVIGDGSLTGGMALAALNTIGDLQPRLLIILNDNEMSISENVGAINRFMRGLQVQKWFQEGEEAGKKAVQAVSRPLAELMSRAKSSTRHFFDPASVNPFAAMGVRYVGPVDGHNVQELVWLIERLSDLDGPTILHVVTKKGKGLSYAEADPIKWHGPGKFDPATGESTSSSAYSWSSAFGDAVTELAAQDPRTFVITPAMREGSGLVRYSQVHPHRYLDVGIAEEVAVTTAAGMALRGLRPVVAIYSTFLQRAYDQVLHDVAIENLNVTFAIDRGGIVGADGATHNGVFDLSYLRSIPNVRIGLPKDAAELRAMLKYAQEHPGPFAIRYPRGNTERVPEGTWPELQWGTWERLQDGDDVVILAGGKALEYARQAAAGLPGVGVVNARFVKPLDETMLREVATRARALITVEDNTVVGGFGSAVLEALNRMELRTPVRVLGIPDAFQEHATVESVHARAGMDTAAIRTVLAELGVDVPLEV, via the coding sequence ATGAGCGAGCCGACAGCCCACCTCCAGCCTGCCAGCCGCACCCCGCTGCTGGACCGAGTCAACAGCCCGGACGACCTCAAAAAGCTTGCTCGCGAGCAGCTTCCCCAGCTTGCCGCCGAGCTGCGCGAGGAGATCGTGCGGGTCTGCTCGGTGGGGGGCTTGCACCTCGCGAGTTCCCTGGGCGCGACCGACCTGATCGTGGCCCTGCACTACGTGCTGAATTCGCCGCATGACCGCATTCTGTTCGACGTGGGCCATCAGGCCTACGCGCACAAGATGCTCACCGGGCGTCGCCACCTGATGCACACCGTCAAAAAGGAAGGCGGGCTGTCGGGCTTTACCAAGGTGAGCGAGTCCGAACACGACGCGATCACCGTGGGGCACGCGAGCACCTCCCTCGCCAACGCGCTGGGGATGGCGCTGGCCCGGGACGCGCTGGGGCAGGACTACAAGGTGGCCGCCGTGATTGGGGACGGCTCGTTGACGGGAGGAATGGCCCTCGCCGCGCTGAACACCATCGGGGACCTGCAGCCGCGCCTGCTGATCATTCTGAACGACAACGAGATGAGTATCAGCGAGAACGTGGGGGCGATCAACCGCTTTATGCGCGGCCTTCAGGTGCAAAAGTGGTTCCAGGAGGGTGAGGAGGCCGGGAAAAAGGCCGTGCAGGCGGTGAGCAGGCCGCTGGCGGAGCTGATGAGCCGCGCCAAGAGCTCAACGCGGCACTTCTTTGACCCCGCGAGCGTCAACCCGTTTGCGGCGATGGGCGTGCGGTACGTGGGGCCGGTCGACGGCCACAACGTCCAGGAACTCGTGTGGCTTATCGAACGCCTCTCCGACCTGGATGGGCCGACCATCCTACACGTCGTGACCAAAAAGGGCAAAGGCCTGAGCTACGCGGAAGCCGACCCCATCAAGTGGCACGGTCCGGGCAAGTTCGACCCCGCGACGGGTGAATCCACCTCCAGTTCCGCCTACTCGTGGAGTAGCGCCTTTGGGGACGCGGTCACCGAACTGGCCGCCCAGGATCCGCGCACCTTTGTGATTACCCCTGCGATGCGCGAGGGGAGCGGGCTGGTGCGCTATAGCCAGGTGCATCCCCACCGCTACCTCGATGTGGGGATCGCGGAGGAGGTGGCCGTCACCACGGCGGCGGGGATGGCCCTGCGCGGGCTGCGGCCGGTCGTGGCGATCTACTCGACGTTCTTGCAGCGCGCCTATGACCAGGTGCTGCATGACGTCGCCATCGAGAATCTGAACGTGACCTTTGCCATCGACCGGGGAGGCATTGTGGGGGCGGACGGTGCCACCCACAACGGCGTCTTTGACCTGAGTTACCTGCGCTCGATTCCCAATGTTCGAATCGGGCTGCCCAAAGACGCCGCCGAGCTGCGTGCCATGCTGAAGTATGCCCAGGAGCACCCCGGTCCCTTCGCCATCCGCTACCCGCGCGGCAACACCGAGCGGGTGCCCGAGGGCACCTGGCCCGAGCTGCAGTGGGGCACCTGGGAACGCCTGCAAGACGGTGACGACGTGGTGATCCTCGCGGGAGGCAAGGCGCTGGAGTACGCTCGCCAGGCCGCCGCAGGTCTCCCCGGTGTGGGCGTCGTGAATGCCCGTTTCGTCAAACCGCTCGACGAGACGATGCTGCGCGAGGTGGCGACCCGAGCCCGCGCGCTCATCACAGTAGAGGACAACACCGTGGTGGGCGGCTTCGGCAGCGCGGTGCTGGAAGCCCTCAACCGCATGGAGCTGAGAACACCTGTGCGGGTGCTGGGCATTCCCGACGCCTTTCAGGAACACGCGACGGTCGAGAGCGTCCACGCGCGCGCTGGAATGGACACGGCGGCCATCCGCACGGTGCTTGCCGAACTCGGGGTAGATGTGCCGCTGGAGGTGTAG
- a CDS encoding MarR family winged helix-turn-helix transcriptional regulator, whose product MGVLLTTPFRVLDEHVHHALQRAGYTDIRPAHHVVFRLTGAGGARLVDLAEQAQMTKQSMNYLIEHLEACGYVERVPDPSDRRAKIVRLTPHGREAEATARAAITDLQEEWAQHLGPQEFKQLLALLRRLNAHIRQGNP is encoded by the coding sequence ATGGGTGTCCTGCTTACCACACCGTTCCGCGTTCTGGACGAACACGTGCACCACGCCCTGCAACGTGCCGGTTACACCGACATCCGTCCTGCCCACCACGTCGTCTTCCGCCTGACCGGGGCCGGGGGTGCCCGCCTCGTCGATCTCGCGGAACAGGCGCAGATGACCAAGCAGTCCATGAACTACCTCATCGAACACCTGGAAGCCTGCGGGTATGTCGAGCGCGTTCCCGACCCCAGCGACCGCCGCGCGAAAATCGTCCGACTGACCCCACATGGTCGGGAGGCCGAAGCGACGGCGCGGGCCGCCATCACCGACCTTCAGGAAGAGTGGGCACAGCACCTCGGGCCGCAGGAGTTCAAGCAACTCCTGGCCTTGCTCCGACGCCTCAACGCGCACATCAGGCAAGGAAACCCGTAG
- a CDS encoding quercetin 2,3-dioxygenase, with amino-acid sequence MTSAPLRPLTRRAGPETSHLYLSQQQTVLIRSEETGGAFALIEELVQAGLEPPAHLHTREDESFYLLEGEVEFQVGDVTYDMARGDCVFLPRGIPHAFKLRSPTAHMLVLLTPGGFERFFLTLARPWANDPAPPTPEDFTQLLTEARRYGIEWVVPGPA; translated from the coding sequence ATGACCTCAGCTCCGCTTCGTCCCCTGACCCGCCGGGCTGGCCCTGAGACCAGCCACCTCTATCTCTCGCAACAGCAGACGGTCCTCATCCGGAGCGAGGAAACGGGCGGGGCCTTTGCCCTGATCGAGGAACTCGTTCAGGCCGGTCTGGAGCCACCGGCACACCTCCACACCCGGGAGGACGAGTCGTTCTACCTGCTCGAAGGCGAAGTGGAATTCCAGGTGGGCGACGTTACCTACGACATGGCAAGGGGTGATTGCGTGTTCCTGCCGCGCGGCATTCCCCACGCGTTCAAGCTGAGGTCCCCCACGGCGCACATGCTGGTCCTCCTGACGCCCGGAGGGTTCGAACGCTTCTTCCTGACCCTGGCGCGGCCCTGGGCCAACGACCCGGCACCCCCGACCCCCGAAGACTTTACGCAGTTGCTCACGGAAGCGCGCAGGTACGGCATTGAGTGGGTCGTTCCTGGTCCTGCCTGA
- a CDS encoding PspA/IM30 family protein: MSILDRLSRLIRANVNDMISRAEDPAKIIDQALRDMRGAYSEARSEVADAMSQMARLEREADTNRKLAGEYEKKAEEALRGGSEELAREALRRAQNHKDLAKGFEEQVSVQRNTVDQLRTQLRALEAKIDEMESKRTLLAARQKTAEAGATLDRVSGFAKAGGALDAFEEMERKVASMEDRNRAMTELRQENDLDAQLRDLGRDRELDEAFAALKARVQGGDKQG; the protein is encoded by the coding sequence ATGAGCATTCTTGATCGCCTGTCCCGCCTGATTCGTGCCAACGTCAACGACATGATCAGCCGCGCTGAGGACCCGGCCAAGATTATCGATCAGGCCCTGCGCGACATGCGCGGCGCGTACAGCGAAGCCCGCAGCGAGGTGGCCGACGCCATGAGCCAGATGGCGCGGCTGGAGCGCGAGGCCGACACCAACCGCAAGTTGGCCGGGGAGTACGAGAAGAAGGCCGAAGAAGCCCTGCGCGGCGGCAGCGAGGAGCTCGCCCGCGAAGCGCTGCGCCGCGCGCAAAACCACAAAGACCTCGCCAAGGGCTTTGAGGAGCAGGTCAGTGTGCAGCGCAACACCGTGGATCAGCTCAGGACGCAGCTTCGCGCCCTGGAAGCCAAGATCGACGAGATGGAGTCTAAGCGGACGCTGCTGGCCGCCCGGCAGAAGACGGCGGAGGCTGGAGCGACCCTGGACCGCGTGAGCGGCTTTGCCAAGGCGGGGGGCGCGCTGGACGCTTTTGAGGAGATGGAACGCAAGGTCGCCAGCATGGAAGACCGCAACCGGGCCATGACCGAGCTGCGACAGGAAAATGACCTCGACGCGCAGCTCCGCGACCTGGGCCGCGACCGCGAACTGGACGAGGCGTTCGCGGCCCTCAAGGCGCGGGTGCAGGGCGGGGACAAGCAGGGCTGA
- a CDS encoding PIN/TRAM domain-containing protein: MLVFRLLVLLLGLLVGWAAGRVLALSNADIQMAQVNTLSLMLAGVLAALLLAPRAEKLAQQGLTRLNRWYARLSPRTVAAATFGLLVALLLSVLLSNVLRALPFSSWVWSLGVTLVLAAFFVPFATRHADAFAPLAFPQVRHKAGSKILDTNVIIDGRILELARSGFLEGDLVVPAFVLRELQVLADHTDPQKRTRGKRGLSLLEELRQVCSLRVEDWDDPAVATVDDKLLRLARETGGKLLTNDGNLARIARLHGLTVLSIHAAAVALRPQVQAGDLLTVTVTKSGQQQGQGVGYLEDGTMVVVEDGLKFRGKATRVLVVNNVQTNVGRMIFAKVDRQGAA, encoded by the coding sequence GTGCTTGTGTTCCGGCTGCTGGTCCTGCTCCTCGGCCTGCTGGTCGGCTGGGCGGCAGGTCGCGTGCTCGCCCTGAGCAACGCCGACATTCAAATGGCGCAGGTCAATACCCTCAGCCTGATGCTGGCGGGGGTGCTGGCGGCCCTGCTGCTCGCCCCCCGCGCCGAGAAGCTCGCGCAGCAGGGCCTGACGCGCCTGAACCGCTGGTATGCGAGGCTCTCCCCGCGGACAGTCGCGGCAGCCACCTTCGGGCTGCTGGTGGCGCTCCTGCTCAGCGTGCTGCTGAGTAACGTGCTGCGCGCCCTGCCCTTTTCCTCCTGGGTGTGGAGCCTGGGCGTGACCCTGGTCCTGGCGGCCTTTTTCGTGCCTTTTGCCACCCGCCACGCAGACGCCTTCGCGCCGCTCGCCTTTCCACAGGTGCGCCACAAGGCGGGCAGCAAGATTCTTGACACCAACGTCATTATTGACGGACGTATTCTCGAACTGGCGCGCAGTGGCTTTCTGGAGGGTGACCTCGTCGTGCCCGCCTTCGTGCTGCGCGAGCTTCAGGTGCTGGCCGACCATACGGACCCGCAGAAACGTACCCGCGGTAAGCGTGGTCTGAGCCTGCTGGAGGAGTTGAGGCAGGTGTGTTCCCTGCGCGTTGAGGACTGGGACGATCCCGCCGTCGCCACCGTGGACGACAAGCTGCTCCGCCTCGCTCGGGAAACGGGAGGCAAGCTTCTTACGAATGATGGCAACCTGGCCCGGATCGCCCGGCTGCACGGCTTGACGGTGCTGAGCATTCACGCGGCCGCTGTCGCCCTCAGGCCCCAGGTGCAGGCCGGGGACCTGCTCACCGTGACCGTCACCAAGAGCGGCCAGCAGCAGGGCCAGGGCGTCGGCTACCTCGAAGACGGCACCATGGTCGTCGTGGAGGACGGCCTGAAGTTCCGCGGCAAGGCGACGCGCGTGCTCGTCGTGAACAACGTCCAGACGAACGTGGGACGGATGATCTTTGCGAAGGTGGACCGGCAGGGCGCGGCCTAA